The following DNA comes from Sinorhizobium mexicanum.
TCATGCCGAGATCCGCCGCATGCTGCCGCCGACCCTTGTGACGATGCAGTCCGGCCAGCCCGACGATCAGCCCTTCGAGTTCGGCGACGATGACCATGTCGGTTTCGGTGATGCTTTCGAGCCACTTCCGCGTCTGTTCCGGCGGTGCGAATGGCAGCCGCAAGGTGCCGGCGCGAACGCCGGGCAAGTCTCTAAGGGCGGCGAGCGCCTCCCAGTCGGTGGCGGACGCGGCGCGGATTTGGAGTTCGGGTGAAGCGGCGGTCATCGTTTCCTCTCTCGTTGGGGAACCGAGGAAACAGAGCCGAACCCTGCTCGCCTCGGCAGGGTTTGCTGGAAGACGGTCCGCTTAGCGCAACGGGTCCCCCGCACACCCTGAGGTCTGCGTGGTCATCACCATCACGAGCGTAAAACGGCTGTCCATGCGCGGATGCTATTCCAGGATGCGCAGAATCGGAAGAGGCTTTTGGCGGAGGTCATAGTAGCCCCTCATCCGCCTCGCAGGCTGCCACTCAGCTAAGCTGCCAGGCGATGTAGACGAGCGTCGCGGCGATGATCCAAAGCGCAACGCGGCCTGAGCGCGTGTGGCGCGCCTCGGCCTTTCCGATCGCCTGCGCCGTCTCCGGATCGAAGCGCAGACCGTTTTCGCTCATCGCCATGATTTCCGCCGAGAAGCGCTCGGTTCGGGCCGCGATCTCCGGGACCGCCTCGGCAACCCTCAGCGCTGCATGCAGGCCGTCGCGCAGATCGGCGACAATGCGTTTCGGTCCGAGATTGTCGCGGATCCACTTGCCGACGACCGGCTCCGAGGCTTTCCACATGTTGAAACGCGGGTTGAGAGTACGGGCAACGCCTTCGACGACGACCATGGTCTTCTGCAGCATGACGAGTTCCGGCCGCGTCTGCATGTCGAAAAGCTCGGTGACCTCGAACAAGAGTGTCAGCAGTTTTGCCATCGAGATGGTCTCGGCCGGCTGACCATGGATCGGCTCGCCGATCGCCCGGATCGCCTGGGCAAAGCTCGCGGCATCGTGATGCGAGGGCACGTAGCCAGCCTCGAAATGGACGTCCGCCACGCGCTGGTAGTCGCGGGTGATGAAGCCGAAAAGGATCTCGGCGAGGAAGCGGCGTTCCTTCTTGCCGAGCCGCCCGACGATGCCCATGTCGACGGCGACGATGTGGCCGGCGTCATCGACGAACAGATTGCCCTGGTGCATGTCGGCGTGGAAGAAACCGTCACGCAGCGTATGGCGCAGGAAGGACTGGATCAGCGTTTCTGCGAGCCGGTTGAGATCGTGGCCGGCCCGCTTCAGTCCTTCGATGTCCGACATCTTCACGCCGTCGATCCATTCCATGGTGACGACGTCACGGCCGGTGCGCTCCCAGTCGACCTTGGGCACGCGGAAACCGGAATCTTCCTTGGTGTTCTCGCCGAGTTCGGAAAGCGCTGCCGCTTCGAGCCTCAGGTCCATTTCGACCTTGGTCGTCTGCTCCAGCGTCTTTGTCACCTCGACCGGCCTCAACCGCCGCGTATAGGGTAGAAACCGCTCCTGCATGCGCGAAACCAGGTACATGGCTTCGATGTCGGCGGCAAAGCGCTGGCGCACGCCCGGGCGGATGACCTTGACGGCCACCCTTTCGCGCTTGCCGTCGCGCAGGACGATGGCGGGGTGGACCTGGGCGATCGAGGCGGCCGCCATCGGCTCGGAAAATTCGGCAAAAAGCGCGTCGACCGGCCGTCCGAGCGAGCCTTCGATCGCGGCCCTGGCGTCGCTTTCCGGGAACGTCGCCATCCGGTCCTGCAAGAGCGACAGATCGGCAGCGAGTTCGGCTCCCACGACATCCGGGCGCGTTGCCAGAAATTGGCCGATCTTGACATAGGAGGGACCAAGCCGTTCGACGGCGCGGGCAAGCCGGCCGCTGCGCGCTTCAAGTCGGGCCCGGCGGCGGGCGAGCAAGCCGGCGAGCCTCTGCACGAAACGCGCAAGCGGAGGAAGGTGCTCCGACGGGACGGCAGAAAAGGCGTCCTCGCGCGCGAGGACCCAGCCGATCCGCACGAGGCGGAAGTATGCTCCAGGCGTGCTCATTGTGGTCAGATTTTCCAGCCGGAATGAAGTGCCGCGATACCGCCGGTGTAATTGGTGAAGCTTACGCGTGAAAAGCCGGCATCCTTGATCATCGCGGCGAAATCCCGCTGGTTCGGGAACTTCCGGATCGATTCGACCAGATACTGGTAGGGCGCATCGTCACCCGTGATCAGTTTGCCGAACTTCGGAATCGCATTGAACGACCAGGCATCGTAGAAACGATCGAGCAGCGGCATCTCCACCTCGGAAAACTCGAGCACCAGCAGCCGTCCGCCGCGCTTCAACACGCGATAGGCTTCCTTGAGTGCCACGTCGATGCGCGGCACGTTGCGGATGCCGAAGGCAATCGTATAGGCATCGAAGGAATTCGGAGCGAAAGGCAGGTCCTCGGCATTGGCCTCGACGAAGTCGAGATTGGCCGAAAGCTTCCTCTTGCTTGCCCGTTCGGCTCCGACGGCGAGCATCGAGCCGTTGATATCGAGCACCGTCGCATGTGCCTTGCGATCGGAGGCCTCGACGATGCGAAACGCGATGTCGCCGGTACCTCCGGCCACATCGAGCACCCGATAATCCTCCCGCCGCGGCGGATTGAGCGCGGCGATCATCGCATCCTTCCAGACACGGTGAAGCCCGGCCGACATCACGTCGTTCATGATGTCGTAGCGCTTGGCGACCTTGTGGAAGACATCGTTGACGAGCGGTTGCTTTTCGGCCGCGCCGACCTCGCGGAAACCGAAGGAGGTCTCCATGCCGCCATTGGCCGATACGCGCTCATCCGTCATTACGAAAACTCCACTTCAACCAATTTTGCCGGCACCATAGCGAAATCGCCCCGTCCGCGCTATCTCAGCGGTGAGGATGGGTTGCGGCCTACAGCGCCGTGCGTCTGTCGGACGCATGAGGGTCGCTGTAACACCTTGGAATCGCCGCATCCCTATAGGACATCAACGCCGTGAAGGGAATGCCGCGCACGACCGCTGCGCGAGCGCAAGAAGGAAAACGAACAATGCCGGAATTGCCCGAGGTCGAGACGGTGAGGCGGGGACTGGCGCCGACCATGGAGGGGGCGCTTCTCGTGCGGGCCGAGTTGCGCAGACCGGACCTGCGTTTTCCCTTCCCCGACAATTTTTCTGCGTCCGTCTCCGGGCGTCGCATCGTTTCCCTGTCGCGCCGTGCCAAATATCTGATGATCGATCTCGAAGGCGGCGATGTGATCATCGCCCATCTCGGCATGTCCGGTTCTTTCCGGATCGAGGCTGGCGATCCCGCCGCACCGGGCAAGTTCCATCATCCGCGAGGCAAGGACGAGAAGCACGATCACGTGATCTTTCACCTCAACGGCCAGGCCGGACCCGCGCGCGTGATCTACAACGACCCGCGCCGCTTCGGCTTCATGGATCTCGCCCGGCGCGACGCGATCGGCGATCACATGTTCTTCCGCGACCTGGGCCAGGAGCCGACGGGCAACGCGCTCGATGCCGCCTATCTTGCTCGGCGCTTTGCCGGCAAGGCGCAGCCGCTCAAGGCGGCGCTTCTGGATCAGAAGATCGTTGCCGGCCTTGGTAATATCTACGTTTGCGAAGCGCTGTGGCGGTCGGACCTGTCGCCCTCCCGTCCGGCCGGCTCGCTGGTGGACAAGCGCGGGCACGCGAAACAAGGCCTGGTGACGTTGACGGATGCGATCCGCGCGGTGATCGCGGACGCGATCGCCGCCGGCGGGTCGTCCTTGAAGGACTACATCCAGGCGGACGGCTCGCTCGGCTACTTCCAGCATTCCTTCTCGGTCTACGATCGTGAAGGCGAGGCTTGCCGCAAGCCGGGCTGCGGCGGTACCGTCGCCCGCATCGTTCATGCCGGGCGTTCGACCTTCTACTGCCCGCGCTGCCAGAAATAGCGCGCTCGATCGGGCGCATCCGAATGGAGGAGATCAAGAATGAGTTACGAGACGTTGCTGGTCGAGACACGTGGACGCGTGGGCCTGATCACGCTCAATCGCCCCCAGGCGCTGAACGCGCTGAATTCGACCGTGATGCGGGAGCTCGATGCAGCGTTTAAGGCATACGACGCCGACAAGGAGATCGGCGCGATCGTGCTGACCGGTTCGGAGCGCGCGTTCGCGGCCGGCGCCGACATCAAGGAGATGCAGGCGCTCGATTTTGTCGATTCCTATCTTGGCGATTTTCTCGGCGGCTGGGAGCGGGTGGCCGGCGCCCGCAAGCCGGTGATTGCCGCCGTTTCCGGCTTTGCGCTCGGCGGCGGCTGCGAGCTCGCGATGATGTGCGACATCATCATTGCGTCGGAGACGGCGAAGTTCGGCCAGCCGGAGATTACCCTCGGCGTCATTCCGGGCATGGGCGGATCGCAGCGCCTCACCCGCGCCGTCGGCAAGGCGAAGGCCATGGATCTGGTGCTGACCGGCCGGATGATGGATGCGGCGGAAGCCGAGCGGTCGGGACTCGTTTCGCGTGTGGTGGCACCTGAAAAGCTGATGGACGAGGCGCTCGCTGCCGCCGAAAAGATCGCCTCCTTCTCGCTGCCGGCGGTGATGATGGCCAAGGAGGCGGTCAACCGCTCGCTGGAGGTTACCCTGGCCGAAGGTTTGCGCTTCGAGCGGCGGCTTTTCCAGTCGCTCTTTGCGACCGAGGATCAGAAGGAGGGGATGGCCGCCTTCGTCGGAAAGCGCAAAGCTGAATTCAGGCATAAGTGACGCGCAAAGCGCGCAGTTTTCTCAAATTTGCGCGTTGACGAGAGGGCGGTTTCCAGCTATACGCCGCCCTCAGTTTGGAACGCCGCTTTCTGAGGCTTTCCGATAATGCTCCCGAATTGCTTTGATGACAGGTCGCAGTGACCCGGCACGGCGAAGGCGGAGTTCATGTCAGTTTTCGAAGAGAGGCATCCATGGCCAATACAACTTCGGCGAAAAAGGCGACCCGCAAGATCGCACGCCGCACCGCAGTGAACAAGGCCCGTCGTTCGCGCGTCCGCAACTTCATCCGTAAGGTCGAAGAAGCCATCGCTTCCGGCGATCAGGCAGTCGCCGCCGCGGCCCTCAAGGCAGCGCAGCCGGAACTGATGCGCGCCGCCACCAAGGGCGTGCTGCATGCCAATACGGCATCGCGCAAGGTTTCCCGCCTTGCACAGCGCGTGAAGGGCCTTTCGGCCTAATCCGGCTAAGTAAAAAATTTGTTGATGAAAGGCCCGGCCCTTGCGCCGGGCTTTTCGGATTCATACTTCTGTCATGGCGGCGGACAAATAGCCGGCTTCGACGTGTGTCACTGCGATGACAATTTTTTCTAAGTAATTTCAACGGGTTACGCGAGGTCTTTGCGCGAGTGTCATCGAGCGTCGGGGACGAGCGGGGTCCGAAGCGAGTCAAGCGAATTTTTATTTTTTTTCTTTTTCGCCAGCTAAGCAAGCGCCAGGAAATCAAAACCCTTGATTCAAAAGCGATTCTTGATGGACTCAGAATGCGGCAAGCAAAAGGCGCCGAGAGAGTCAACCGGCGGCGTTTAACGGTCGGTAAAATTCGCGATTGATCTTGCAGAACGATCCTGCCTAAATGCCTCGCACAGGGGACACGGATCATATCTGTAAAGGGAAGAACAGGGCCATTTCGCTGAAGTGGCTTCGGGCTTTCTGTTCCCTGTGGCGGGGTCATTCCACGTCGTTCAATCAAACAAGTCGCGATAGAGAAACCGGACCGAAGCTTCGTTCCGGAACGAGGATCTTTCGTCTTGTGGTTGCGCGGGGTGAGTGGGTGGCTGGGCAATGGGAGGACGCCGGGAGGCGCTCCGGGAAAGAAGGAGGAAGGCGGCTGTCCGCTTCGTACGAGGGTGCGGCGCAGCCGGTGAGAAATTTGACCTCACGTGGCTTGAAAGCAGCCGGGTGGAGTCGGTAAAGGCGAGGCGCGAGGGGACATTCGCTCGCGAAAGCGAGCGGATGAGCGCAGCGCGCACCGGGAACGGGATATGAGGAGCCCGGTTTCGGTGCGACAGGAGCGTCCGTCGGACGCGGCATGGCTTTGAAGGCGGCCGTGGCAGACGGGCATAAGAGATGACGCCGGCAGCAATGACGGCATCGGAGCATGAATTTGGAAGGCGGCAACATGCAGATGAATTTGGCGACGGCACCTGACGCGCGTCAGGCCGGAAGCAATCAGTCTCAGGCGGCGGGGGAAAAACAGGACATGCGGCATGACGCACTTTTTGAGCGGGTAAGTGCGCGTTTGAAAGCTCAAGTCGGTCCGGATGTCTTCGCAAGCTGGTTTGGACGTCTCAAGCTCCATTCGATTTCCAAGAGCGTTGTACGTCTTTCGGTGCCCACGACGTTTCTGAAGTCCTGGATCAACAACCGGTATCTCGATCTCATCACCAGCCTGTTCCAGCAGGAAGACGGCGAAATCCTGAAGGTGGAAATCCTCGTCCGCACCGCGACGCGCGGTGCACGACCGGTTGCCCACGAAGAAGCGATGCCGGTGGCGGCAGAAACGGCTCCGGCGGCCCCGGCGCGCCGTCCGGCCGCGGCCCAGCCGATTGCCTCGGTCGCCG
Coding sequences within:
- a CDS encoding GNAT family N-acetyltransferase, whose amino-acid sequence is MTAASPELQIRAASATDWEALAALRDLPGVRAGTLRLPFAPPEQTRKWLESITETDMVIVAELEGLIVGLAGLHRHKGRRQHAADLGMSVHDDYRRRGIGRALLNALIDAADRWLGISRVELTVFTDNEAAIGLYRQAGFVTEGVLKSYALRDGALADVLAMARLRA
- the ubiB gene encoding 2-polyprenylphenol 6-hydroxylase, which produces MSTPGAYFRLVRIGWVLAREDAFSAVPSEHLPPLARFVQRLAGLLARRRARLEARSGRLARAVERLGPSYVKIGQFLATRPDVVGAELAADLSLLQDRMATFPESDARAAIEGSLGRPVDALFAEFSEPMAAASIAQVHPAIVLRDGKRERVAVKVIRPGVRQRFAADIEAMYLVSRMQERFLPYTRRLRPVEVTKTLEQTTKVEMDLRLEAAALSELGENTKEDSGFRVPKVDWERTGRDVVTMEWIDGVKMSDIEGLKRAGHDLNRLAETLIQSFLRHTLRDGFFHADMHQGNLFVDDAGHIVAVDMGIVGRLGKKERRFLAEILFGFITRDYQRVADVHFEAGYVPSHHDAASFAQAIRAIGEPIHGQPAETISMAKLLTLLFEVTELFDMQTRPELVMLQKTMVVVEGVARTLNPRFNMWKASEPVVGKWIRDNLGPKRIVADLRDGLHAALRVAEAVPEIAARTERFSAEIMAMSENGLRFDPETAQAIGKAEARHTRSGRVALWIIAATLVYIAWQLS
- the ubiE gene encoding bifunctional demethylmenaquinone methyltransferase/2-methoxy-6-polyprenyl-1,4-benzoquinol methylase UbiE; translated protein: MTDERVSANGGMETSFGFREVGAAEKQPLVNDVFHKVAKRYDIMNDVMSAGLHRVWKDAMIAALNPPRREDYRVLDVAGGTGDIAFRIVEASDRKAHATVLDINGSMLAVGAERASKRKLSANLDFVEANAEDLPFAPNSFDAYTIAFGIRNVPRIDVALKEAYRVLKRGGRLLVLEFSEVEMPLLDRFYDAWSFNAIPKFGKLITGDDAPYQYLVESIRKFPNQRDFAAMIKDAGFSRVSFTNYTGGIAALHSGWKI
- the mutM gene encoding bifunctional DNA-formamidopyrimidine glycosylase/DNA-(apurinic or apyrimidinic site) lyase; the protein is MPELPEVETVRRGLAPTMEGALLVRAELRRPDLRFPFPDNFSASVSGRRIVSLSRRAKYLMIDLEGGDVIIAHLGMSGSFRIEAGDPAAPGKFHHPRGKDEKHDHVIFHLNGQAGPARVIYNDPRRFGFMDLARRDAIGDHMFFRDLGQEPTGNALDAAYLARRFAGKAQPLKAALLDQKIVAGLGNIYVCEALWRSDLSPSRPAGSLVDKRGHAKQGLVTLTDAIRAVIADAIAAGGSSLKDYIQADGSLGYFQHSFSVYDREGEACRKPGCGGTVARIVHAGRSTFYCPRCQK
- a CDS encoding enoyl-CoA hydratase codes for the protein MSYETLLVETRGRVGLITLNRPQALNALNSTVMRELDAAFKAYDADKEIGAIVLTGSERAFAAGADIKEMQALDFVDSYLGDFLGGWERVAGARKPVIAAVSGFALGGGCELAMMCDIIIASETAKFGQPEITLGVIPGMGGSQRLTRAVGKAKAMDLVLTGRMMDAAEAERSGLVSRVVAPEKLMDEALAAAEKIASFSLPAVMMAKEAVNRSLEVTLAEGLRFERRLFQSLFATEDQKEGMAAFVGKRKAEFRHK
- the rpsT gene encoding 30S ribosomal protein S20, whose translation is MANTTSAKKATRKIARRTAVNKARRSRVRNFIRKVEEAIASGDQAVAAAALKAAQPELMRAATKGVLHANTASRKVSRLAQRVKGLSA